Proteins encoded by one window of Candidatus Sumerlaea chitinivorans:
- a CDS encoding UDP-N-acetylenolpyruvoylglucosamine reductase, which yields MLSDGGLSCASVFSAKQAKEPPHPPQVLSLAGIRKNEIDRSHSLVAPSCLTFKCEFRIHKFVDPQKTDIPTEDRIIHDHPLQANTTLGVGGPARYYLPVTTVGQLKGAVDWARQQGIPFVVLAGGSNVVIADDGVEGLVVHLQIKGREVHIQGEDVFLRVQAGEHWDYVVEYAVANGWAGIECLSGIPGSVGATPIQNVGAYGQQVSDTIATVEVLDLFTKKIVSFSNSDCGFGYRTSRFRTTDWGRYVVTSVTYRLQKDGRPIVRYPELAQFLQDRRFEHPTLAQVRGAVRTLRQRKAMLYDPNEVNSHSCGSFFVNPVLSQSEYEQFLERARQANLLGPQETPPTFALESGDYKISAAWLIERAGFRRGSRLGRAGISERHALALINLGGAKSRDIIALAQLIQTQVHDKFGIELHPEPIFIGFAQPPLAGAKCLP from the coding sequence TTGCTTAGCGATGGGGGCCTTTCGTGTGCGTCAGTTTTTTCAGCCAAGCAGGCCAAGGAGCCTCCCCATCCCCCACAGGTGCTCTCTTTAGCGGGCATTAGGAAAAACGAGATCGACCGTTCTCATTCGCTCGTCGCACCATCCTGCTTGACCTTCAAATGCGAGTTTCGCATTCATAAATTTGTGGATCCTCAGAAAACAGACATCCCAACCGAAGATCGCATCATTCACGACCATCCACTGCAAGCCAACACGACACTGGGAGTTGGTGGGCCTGCCCGCTATTATCTGCCCGTGACCACGGTTGGCCAGCTAAAGGGGGCTGTGGATTGGGCACGCCAGCAGGGGATTCCTTTTGTCGTGCTTGCAGGGGGCAGTAACGTGGTGATCGCGGACGACGGCGTGGAGGGCCTTGTCGTCCACCTACAAATCAAGGGGCGCGAGGTCCATATTCAGGGTGAAGATGTGTTCCTCCGTGTTCAGGCAGGTGAGCACTGGGACTATGTGGTGGAATATGCAGTGGCAAACGGCTGGGCAGGCATCGAATGTCTTTCGGGAATTCCGGGAAGCGTCGGGGCGACCCCCATTCAGAACGTCGGCGCCTATGGCCAACAAGTCTCGGATACCATTGCCACGGTGGAAGTCCTTGATCTTTTCACTAAAAAAATCGTCTCATTTTCGAATTCTGACTGCGGGTTTGGTTATCGCACCAGCCGGTTTCGAACAACCGATTGGGGGCGGTACGTGGTTACCTCTGTGACCTACCGTTTGCAGAAAGATGGAAGGCCGATTGTGCGCTATCCCGAGCTCGCCCAGTTTCTGCAGGATCGGCGTTTTGAGCATCCCACGTTGGCCCAAGTGCGGGGAGCCGTGCGTACGCTGCGTCAGAGAAAAGCCATGCTTTACGACCCGAACGAGGTCAATTCCCACAGCTGTGGCTCGTTTTTCGTGAACCCAGTCCTGAGTCAAAGTGAGTACGAGCAGTTTCTTGAAAGAGCTCGTCAGGCAAATCTTTTGGGGCCGCAAGAAACTCCACCGACGTTCGCGCTTGAGAGCGGGGACTATAAGATCTCCGCTGCATGGTTGATTGAGCGAGCTGGATTCCGCCGTGGCTCTCGACTCGGGCGCGCCGGGATTTCCGAGCGTCACGCGCTGGCGCTTATAAATTTAGGCGGAGCCAAATCGCGCGACATTATTGCGCTCGCGCAGCTCATCCAAACCCAAGTGCATGATAAATTTGGGATCGAACTACATCCGGAACCCATTTTTATCGGGTTTGCGCAACCTCCTTTGGCAGGAGCAAAATGCCTCCCATAA
- a CDS encoding Sugar ABC transporter substrate-binding protein, with translation MGVVAGGLLAAACLMGGCRESGGKESAHDQIVIEFWDFPHLPDTMRYLQEAIARFERLHPEVRIRYTKLPWQDGQQKVILAVNSGRPPDVCGQVNVSSRFIAQDVLEPLNDYLREDLADFHPSYIEAVSYEGKIYALPWYKACYVALLNLDLFEKFGVEPPKDGRWTWDEFVTKLKALTRYETPDGQIHEGVAPPELAPKCKQYYGLVTNLGPMEYEAYSIIFNAGGRILEKTADGEVVSGLTSPGFIEGVRRLAALEFDYRVCMPSIGAMTQEQSWNVWRDSRTCAVTFQGAWCITACEVANAAIESSNARKRAAGRLNELEQPIRYAIAAPPHDEGTTPVLGSSGLGTYVIFRQSDPRKRALCVEFAKFLTSGEGQRVLKHENVYPSRISTGNLWANDPKFASVFALFPDGIMSPLVPGTERIDKVLQQELQKAVLKDPRTGKPQATPEEAVRAADKKIRAILERAKRAAMRHREK, from the coding sequence ATGGGTGTGGTGGCGGGAGGTTTGCTTGCGGCCGCCTGTCTAATGGGGGGATGTCGGGAATCCGGAGGCAAGGAAAGTGCGCATGATCAGATCGTGATTGAATTCTGGGACTTTCCCCATCTTCCCGACACGATGCGTTATCTCCAGGAAGCTATTGCACGCTTCGAGCGTCTGCACCCGGAGGTGCGAATTCGCTATACGAAACTGCCGTGGCAGGACGGCCAGCAGAAAGTCATCCTTGCTGTCAACAGCGGCCGCCCTCCCGACGTCTGCGGCCAAGTGAACGTTTCGAGTCGTTTCATCGCGCAAGACGTCCTTGAGCCTCTCAATGATTACCTGCGCGAGGACCTGGCGGATTTTCATCCATCCTACATCGAAGCGGTGAGCTACGAAGGTAAAATCTACGCGCTTCCGTGGTACAAGGCCTGTTATGTGGCCTTACTAAATTTGGATCTGTTCGAGAAATTTGGCGTAGAACCGCCTAAAGACGGGCGTTGGACGTGGGACGAATTCGTGACGAAACTCAAAGCTCTGACACGTTACGAGACCCCCGACGGCCAGATCCACGAGGGAGTGGCTCCGCCAGAGCTCGCGCCGAAATGCAAACAGTACTATGGTCTCGTGACAAATTTGGGGCCCATGGAGTACGAAGCCTACTCGATCATTTTCAATGCGGGTGGACGCATTTTGGAAAAAACGGCAGACGGCGAGGTGGTGTCGGGGCTTACGTCGCCGGGCTTTATCGAGGGAGTTCGACGTCTTGCTGCGCTCGAGTTCGACTACCGCGTTTGCATGCCGAGCATTGGGGCGATGACCCAAGAACAAAGTTGGAACGTGTGGCGCGACAGTCGCACGTGCGCCGTCACTTTCCAAGGAGCGTGGTGCATTACCGCGTGCGAAGTGGCGAACGCCGCGATTGAGAGCAGCAACGCACGCAAGCGAGCAGCCGGCCGCCTCAACGAACTCGAACAGCCAATTCGCTACGCCATTGCGGCGCCGCCTCACGATGAGGGGACCACGCCTGTTCTCGGTTCTTCCGGCCTCGGCACGTACGTCATCTTTCGGCAGTCGGACCCGCGCAAGCGCGCCCTCTGCGTCGAATTTGCCAAGTTTCTCACGAGTGGTGAAGGACAACGTGTCCTCAAGCATGAGAACGTGTATCCCTCGAGAATCAGCACCGGGAATCTCTGGGCAAACGACCCGAAATTTGCCTCGGTATTTGCGTTGTTTCCGGACGGTATCATGTCACCGTTGGTACCCGGAACAGAACGCATCGACAAAGTGCTTCAACAAGAGCTCCAAAAAGCAGTTCTCAAAGATCCACGGACTGGAAAACCGCAAGCAACTCCAGAGGAAGCCGTGCGAGCGGCTGACAAAAAGATACGCGCGATTTTGGAACGGGCAAAGCGCGCAGCTATGCGCCATCGTGAGAAGTAA
- a CDS encoding peptidase U32 encodes MIQDFTYNSTPSPATARPLPELLAPAGDEEALRAAIENGADGVYLGLDEHNARLRAPNFPVERLPELVARAHERGVRVYVTLNTLIFADEIESAAQLLIACSRAGVDGVMIQDLGFAALANRLVPELPVHASTQMTLTSPECVAAVEALGVRLSRIVAPRELDLRQIADLCKRTSQEIEVFVHGALCVAYSGQCLTSEALGGRSANRGECAQACRLPYELIVDGQARNLGDVQYLLSPKDLAAFDDVSKLVEAGVRSLKIEGRLKNAFYVAATVQAYRRALDELTQRGSAPKLDESPDLRYRLEMTFSRGFTGGYLHEINHQAVVEGRFPKKRGPYLGRVVRVEPHKVSIALCGFVQLGDGVVFDCGRPDLEEVGGRVYEIWVDGKKVPAAGSLNASSGQAQEVTLTFDHHRFAWRDVHVGDRVWKTSDPQLEKQLRSTYEVGAPRYRRPIRATLRAYVGEPVRLLLTDWEGVSAEVEDAAPAERALQRPLDETVAREQLGRLGATPFYLESLELDTDGATMVPLSRLNELRRRAVEVLLSKRRALGRERRIRPNALDEMRAAIEARARVFTQMPTTPTLAILCRTLEQIKTAVAFAEVATIYADFEDLRRLRDAAEVVRAAHKRFVPATLRIHKSGEEGFLRTLLNCEPDAILVRNLGAWHLLRQYAPSLPLIGDYSLNVANDLTADLLMRQGFESLTPSYDLNGEQLFELLHRVPASWFEVTIHQHMPMFHMEHCVFCRFLSSGTDYTNCGRPCDVHRVALRDRMGYAHPVKADAGCRNTVYNAVPQSAAEYVPQLLDAGVRRFRIEFIEEDNVKVREAIQAYAALLAGEVAGRQVWRRLHAIGKLGVTRGTLDHA; translated from the coding sequence ATGATTCAAGATTTTACCTACAACTCAACCCCGAGCCCTGCGACTGCAAGGCCCTTGCCTGAGCTCCTCGCCCCGGCTGGGGACGAGGAAGCTTTGCGTGCTGCAATCGAAAATGGCGCGGATGGTGTTTACCTTGGACTGGACGAGCACAACGCACGTCTTCGTGCGCCGAATTTCCCAGTCGAACGACTCCCGGAGCTGGTGGCTCGTGCTCACGAACGCGGCGTCCGTGTCTACGTCACGCTCAACACACTGATTTTCGCGGACGAAATTGAGTCCGCTGCCCAGCTGCTAATCGCATGTTCGCGAGCAGGCGTGGACGGTGTGATGATCCAGGACCTTGGCTTTGCCGCACTCGCGAACCGCCTTGTTCCCGAGTTGCCGGTCCACGCGTCCACACAAATGACACTCACCTCGCCCGAGTGTGTGGCCGCAGTGGAAGCACTTGGGGTTCGCCTAAGCAGGATTGTCGCACCTCGTGAACTCGATTTGCGCCAAATCGCAGATCTCTGCAAGCGCACGAGTCAGGAAATCGAGGTATTCGTGCATGGCGCGTTGTGTGTAGCGTATAGCGGGCAGTGCCTCACCAGCGAGGCATTGGGCGGGCGCAGCGCCAACCGGGGCGAATGTGCTCAGGCGTGCCGGTTGCCCTACGAGCTCATCGTGGATGGCCAAGCCCGCAACTTGGGTGATGTACAGTATCTCCTATCTCCGAAAGATCTTGCCGCATTCGACGACGTCTCCAAGCTGGTGGAAGCGGGGGTAAGAAGCCTGAAGATTGAGGGGCGCCTCAAGAATGCCTTCTATGTGGCGGCGACAGTGCAGGCGTACCGACGTGCTCTCGACGAGCTAACCCAACGCGGCAGCGCCCCTAAGTTGGACGAGAGTCCGGACCTACGGTATCGCCTCGAAATGACATTCAGCCGTGGTTTTACGGGGGGCTACCTCCACGAGATCAACCACCAAGCAGTGGTGGAGGGCCGATTCCCCAAAAAGCGCGGCCCCTATTTAGGTCGGGTGGTGCGTGTTGAGCCCCACAAAGTGAGCATTGCCCTGTGTGGCTTTGTTCAGCTCGGCGACGGCGTCGTATTTGACTGTGGCCGGCCCGACCTCGAAGAAGTTGGGGGCAGAGTCTACGAGATTTGGGTGGATGGGAAAAAAGTTCCAGCCGCAGGTTCCCTGAATGCGTCCTCGGGTCAAGCGCAAGAGGTCACACTGACTTTCGATCACCACCGTTTCGCGTGGCGCGATGTTCATGTTGGGGATCGGGTTTGGAAGACAAGCGACCCACAGCTTGAGAAACAACTTCGCAGCACTTATGAGGTCGGTGCACCACGTTATCGCCGACCGATTCGAGCAACGCTTCGAGCATACGTCGGGGAGCCCGTTCGACTCCTGCTCACGGACTGGGAAGGCGTCTCTGCCGAGGTCGAGGACGCTGCACCGGCAGAACGCGCACTTCAACGCCCACTCGACGAGACCGTGGCGCGAGAACAATTGGGGCGTCTTGGCGCGACGCCATTCTACCTTGAGTCGTTAGAACTGGACACCGACGGAGCCACCATGGTGCCGCTAAGCCGCCTCAATGAATTGCGTCGCCGGGCGGTCGAGGTTTTACTCAGCAAGCGTCGCGCTTTGGGGCGTGAGCGCCGTATCCGCCCCAATGCGCTCGATGAGATGCGAGCGGCAATTGAAGCGCGGGCAAGGGTTTTCACTCAGATGCCTACCACCCCCACGCTCGCCATTCTTTGTCGAACACTTGAGCAGATAAAAACCGCGGTGGCCTTTGCAGAGGTTGCCACCATTTACGCAGACTTTGAAGACCTTCGACGTTTGCGCGATGCGGCCGAAGTGGTACGTGCTGCACACAAACGTTTCGTCCCAGCCACGCTCAGGATTCACAAAAGTGGGGAAGAAGGTTTTCTTCGCACCTTACTCAATTGCGAGCCCGACGCTATCTTGGTGCGCAATCTCGGAGCATGGCATTTACTACGCCAGTATGCGCCTTCGCTACCGCTCATCGGGGATTACTCGCTGAATGTTGCGAACGACCTTACTGCGGATCTTCTCATGCGTCAGGGCTTCGAGTCCCTAACCCCGAGCTACGATCTTAACGGCGAGCAGCTTTTCGAGCTCTTACACCGAGTTCCCGCGAGTTGGTTTGAGGTCACGATTCACCAACATATGCCCATGTTCCACATGGAGCATTGCGTCTTCTGCCGATTCTTGAGCTCGGGCACAGACTACACGAATTGTGGGCGGCCCTGCGATGTTCATCGCGTGGCGCTACGGGATCGCATGGGGTATGCGCACCCAGTGAAGGCCGATGCCGGGTGCAGAAACACAGTTTATAACGCGGTCCCGCAGAGCGCTGCTGAGTACGTGCCCCAGCTTCTGGACGCTGGTGTGCGGCGGTTTCGCATCGAGTTTATTGAAGAAGATAACGTGAAAGTGCGAGAGGCTATCCAAGCCTACGCAGCCCTCTTGGCGGGTGAAGTGGCGGGCCGACAGGTGTGGCGGCGGCTGCACGCCATCGGTAAGCTTGGGGTGACCCGTGGCACCCTCGATCACGCATAA